The genomic region CGGTGACGGGCAGCCGTCCGGTGTCTCCCCAGCGGCAGGCCGTCTACCGAACAGGTTGTGTACGTGGTGTTTCCTGATGGAGTCCAGTGCATGTCTGACCTCAACTTTTGCAAACCCGAACAGGAACGACGCGCCCCGTGCTTACTGTGGCGACATGCCTGCTGCCATAGAGATGTCCCATCCGCCCGAAGCGCTGCTGCGCGCTGTCAACCCCGCCCTGCGAGTCCTGATCGGTGTCCCCGGGGTTGGCTCTGCACTCAAGGACTTCATGGTCGTCGAATTCACCGGCCGCAAGTCGGGACGACGCTTCGCCGTGCCCGTCAGCGCGCACCACCTCGACGGCGACCTCTACGCCATCCTCGAGGCCGGGTGGAAGTACAACTTCGCCGACGGAGCACCCGCTGAGGTGGTGTACGCCGGCAAGAAGACGCCCATGCAGGGCCAACTGATCAAGGATCCCGCGACCGTCGCCGACATCGCCCACCGCGTCGCCAACGCCTACGGACCCAAGAAGGCCCAGCGCTCGATGGGTTTCAAGTTCACCACCGGAGCGATCCCCTCGCTCGACGAGTTCACCGAGGCGGCCAAGCGCCTGAAGATCGCGGCGATCCGGCTGACCCCCCGCGCCTGACCTACGGGTACGTCGCAGCGGCGAGGTCCAGAATCTCCTGACGATCCGCGGCCAGCAGGAAGCCTGCCTCGATCGCCGCATCCAATGACTGGGTGAACCGGTCGATGTACTCGGCCGCACCACCCGGGTAGAGCCGCGCCACGGTGTCGGCGTCGAAGACCTCACCGGACCCGAAGAGCATCGCCATCAGCGGCTCAGCGCTGCCGATGCCCGAGGTCCGGGCGATCGGCACGTCGACCCACGGCGTGCGCACCCCACCCGTCGCGAGCCCGTTCGCGTCGAGCACCAGCTGTGGCGGCTCGGCGTCGGTCAGGTCCATCCGCTCAGCGGTCGGCGGAAGCTCGCCCGTGCGCACCCACGCGACCAGATGAGCGAGCGCGGCCTGCAGCACGTAGTGGTGCTGCGGCGCGAAGTTGATGCAGTGTGGCAACTCCTGGCCCATCAGGGTCGTGGTCGGCGCGTAGCCGGCGACGAGGTCATCCAGCGGCGCCGCGCCGGAGTCGATGAACCCCACCTTGATCGTGTAGTTGTCGGCGTGCGCGGTGCCCGCGACCTCCCAGGCGCGCAGCCGATCCCCGTCGGGCTGCCTGGCCAGGTGATAACCCGCCCGGACGCCGCCGACGAGGTCGGTCTCGGTGATGACCGTCATGACCGGCACCCGCAGGTCATCGCTGAACGGCACGGGTTGCGGATCGGCGGAGTCGTCGTCGAAGATCGACGAGCCGTCCAGCGGCGCGGCGGGACCGAACCGCGAGTGCACCAGGAACCCGTCGTACACCTGCGCGAGCGGATCGACGACGTTGACATAGGTCGTCAGGAACAGCGCCGACTGCGATTCGCCAATGGCCAGAACAGTTTCCGGCTGGAGACCACCCAGGAGTTCGTCAGCGCGGTCCCGGACCAGTCGGCCGACCTGGGAGTAGATGTCGTAGGCGTACGCGTCGCCGGGATGTGTCAGCGCGCCGTAGCGGGCCGCGTCCAGGGTCTTCAGCGACATGTCCATGCCCATGCTGGCGCCGCCCTCGATCCCGACGCGCTGCGCCGAGACCGCGACGTAGGCGTGGCCCGCGCGGACGATCTCGCGGTGCGCCATGAACCACACTGCGGGAGCGTCGATTCCGCCGCTGACGTTGAGCCACTCGACGACGACCGCGCCGCTGAACCGCTCCGGGTCCGTCGGGGTCATGACCACGATGCGTGTCACGTAGTCCGCGGTGGACGGCTGCGGCACGTAACTGGTCGCGGTTCCGGAGAGGAAGTGCTCCTGCGCCGCGTAACCCAAAGTTGACACGTCGTAGGCGCCGAGCAGAAGGTTCGGCGTGCCCGGCACGCGCTCGATCGCCGGGTCGGTCACTTG from Mycolicibacterium sp. YH-1 harbors:
- a CDS encoding alpha/beta hydrolase domain-containing protein, yielding MANDAVRDQVTDPAIERVPGTPNLLLGAYDVSTLGYAAQEHFLSGTATSYVPQPSTADYVTRIVVMTPTDPERFSGAVVVEWLNVSGGIDAPAVWFMAHREIVRAGHAYVAVSAQRVGIEGGASMGMDMSLKTLDAARYGALTHPGDAYAYDIYSQVGRLVRDRADELLGGLQPETVLAIGESQSALFLTTYVNVVDPLAQVYDGFLVHSRFGPAAPLDGSSIFDDDSADPQPVPFSDDLRVPVMTVITETDLVGGVRAGYHLARQPDGDRLRAWEVAGTAHADNYTIKVGFIDSGAAPLDDLVAGYAPTTTLMGQELPHCINFAPQHHYVLQAALAHLVAWVRTGELPPTAERMDLTDAEPPQLVLDANGLATGGVRTPWVDVPIARTSGIGSAEPLMAMLFGSGEVFDADTVARLYPGGAAEYIDRFTQSLDAAIEAGFLLAADRQEILDLAAATYP